CCTTGAATTAAAACTTCCCAGACATCATATGACAGTGTATATGAAGCTCAAAATAATCGAGCATTTCACCTGATATATGTATTACCATGAAATACCAAATAAAAAACCAATATGATAAACagtacttttaaaattaatattatttatacttttaagtTATGAAAACATATAagcataatattataattataatttgagtTCCAATTCCATATCATTCCATATCCTCATTTCTTCATCTCTAGCCAAAACCTTAAAATAGCATTTGGAAAAACCAGATAAGAACTACCTAGATAGTGAAAACAAAAGTGTAATCAAGCATTAACTCCCTCCTCACGGAGCAGCATTTGATCAAAGTGCCACACACCTGAAAATTcacatcaaagaaaacaaagcaattagatttcttttttctttaaaagcaTTTGGGAATGACATATTCAGCAGAGTAGGATGCAGCTGAACAAATAGTTGTTTACCATGTCCTTTGCCAACTCTTCTGAGCTGAGCAACGTACTCGGAGATTTTTTTAATGGCTTCGACCTACCCAAAtagaaacaaattatttttgtttggtcaatttaaaatttaaagtatgTCAATTAAATATTGATCAAAGTCACTTAATAATTTCTCTAATAAACTATAAGACAAAAAAAGCTCCCTTAATTTGCAACTCCACATTACCTGTTCACCTAAAAATTCGCTTTCAATAAAATCTGTCAAATGCACATCATTGTTCTTTGAGGCAACCTGTCAAACAACATGCAATAAATTCAGAGAAAGGAATCCGCATTTTAATAACATTGAATTGGACATAAATGAGACAGACAAAAAACTCATCTTACACTGTGCAAGTTAAGAAGCTTCTCATTTGTCAGCTTCTCCAAAGACAGAGCAAGTTCCATTGCTGCAACAAGTAAAAAGCACAAACACATTTCGTGTCATACTTACAAATTTACAGGGGAAGTTCATCAGGCAAAGCGAAAACTTTGAACAAGTTGTCTTACATCATTTGTTACATATGAAACGATTCtggtaagaaattttataatcttACAAAATTAACTCAACGTGTGCATAGAAACAGGTTAAACGTAAAGTGCAATCAGAATTCATTTCAACTTTATAGACAATAGTGTTTATCATTAGAAATATAGTAATAAATGCAATTTCAAATCATACAATTAAGAGTTGCTGTGAATCTTAATTATTTCAGCTTTTGTTCTATGTTTGTTATACTTATACACAATCTTTAAATGTTCAACCCATATCTTGTTATAATAAATGCACACGGTGCAGCAAAAAGAGAACGGTTTGGTTATAAAttatatggaaaaaaaaaacagaacaagAGAGGGTCATGCACACTAACCATACAGGGCATCTCCCTTTTCCTCATGGTCAAACTCAGAAAGAGGCATCACAATAGATTGCAACTTCACTTTTCCACCACGTTTGTTCTGAAAATTACATTAACATAACAAATTTCTCAGTATTGCTTTCTAGAGAACAATTCTTAAAGTTAGCATCTGAAATTTGAGGCTGAATCTTTGTATAGACTAAAAGCCGTAACTAATTTATACCTGATATTCTATCAATTTCTCAGCATGCTCCCTTTCCTCCTCACTTGACTCCTTAAAAAATCTGCAACGATGGAAATCATTAATTAACAACTCCCCACAAGGTAAATTAAAACACCAGAAAGCAGAAACCGTTAATAATTATAACCAAATCATTACTTGGCAAGACCCTTTAGCGCAACATTGTCCCTGTCGAAGTAGGCAAACATCGCATGATAAACATACGAAACATTGTACTCCACACtgcaaaaaggaaaaacaaaaatatcaaagagAATCAAACAGCATAGACCCAGAAAGAATCAAAAGCCTTAATCAACTCCCAAGAATAAAAATAGAGTAAAATTTATAAGGGGTTATCGTTGGTGAATATAactaaaaagagaattttaattttgaagtaaGAAGAGATCGAAGCAGGGTGCCCAACGCACTTGATCTGTTCGTTGACAACAGCTTCACTCTCATTGGTGTACTTCTGGCGAGCAAGGGAAGCTTCTGGAAGTGTGGGAACAAGGTCGAGCTCCTTCTTGACCTCTTCAAAGGGTTCAAAAACGACGCCGGTTAAGGGACGGTTGTTTGAGCCCTTGGTGGCGCAGGGAACGAAGCTTTTGGCATGAGAATAGCAGCGAATAGCAGAAGAAGGGTTTATCAGAGGGAGTATATGGTCGGCGTCGGCGTTGGCGTTGGCGTTGGCGTTGAccagagagaaagaagaagcgGTTCTTAGAAGCATGGTTGCATAGAAGAGGATAAACGAACGTGTTATGTTAGTTGAGCAATGAGGTTCTTAGTGTGAGGTAGATACATGATGAAGCATGATGCTGCATGGAGGTATATGCACACGTTGGAATTGGCGCGTGGGGTGCTCCTCTCCTGCATCACCATTCGCTCCAATATCTACACTCTTCTGTTCTTCCCTCCAATGAGTGCTCCGTGTTTCTTTCACCTTTTAAGTGGCTaatgtttttcttcattttttgttCCTTTCTGTTGGGACCATGTTTCAATCATTCCTCAAACCTTTTTTTAACTGGGCTTTATTCCTGCACCTTCAAATTACGGTTTAACCCTAGTCAAAGTCAAGGGACATTAAGGTATTTAGAAAAATTTAGGGGTACAATAAGAAAAATGTGGAGTGCATGAAGAAAGCCCCTTTTAATATAACTACATTTTTATTGGGTACAAGTTGGGAGAAAGAGCTTCTTTCCCGCACCTCTAAAATTGCTTTTTGCATCTCTTGAAAATTACAATTaaccctttttttattttgagttccaaaatacaaaatttagagacattttgcaaataaaaaattgtattttgaatCATATGTTTTGAatgtgtattttgaaatattcaatttaaaatctaaattttatattttaaactatacAATTTGtctttctgaaaaaaaaagagtgaaaagtGGAAGGAGAGACTGGTAGAAGAAGGTGATGAGTGGTGGAGGTCGAAGAGGAAAGGATTGaggtgaaagaaaaagaaatgacacCAATGGAGGTGAATGAAAGGACACTAATGGAAGTTAATGGAAATGGATGAAGGTATGTTGGTGGAAGTgaaagagga
This sequence is a window from Vigna angularis cultivar LongXiaoDou No.4 chromosome 2, ASM1680809v1, whole genome shotgun sequence. Protein-coding genes within it:
- the LOC108329141 gene encoding ferritin-3, chloroplastic, with the protein product MLLRTASSFSLVNANANANADADHILPLINPSSAIRCYSHAKSFVPCATKGSNNRPLTGVVFEPFEEVKKELDLVPTLPEASLARQKYTNESEAVVNEQINVEYNVSYVYHAMFAYFDRDNVALKGLAKFFKESSEEEREHAEKLIEYQNKRGGKVKLQSIVMPLSEFDHEEKGDALYAMELALSLEKLTNEKLLNLHSVASKNNDVHLTDFIESEFLGEQVEAIKKISEYVAQLRRVGKGHGVWHFDQMLLREEGVNA